The following coding sequences are from one bacterium BMS3Abin14 window:
- the kinB_1 gene encoding alginate biosynthesis sensor protein KinB, producing MGHRILVVDDSPFIHELAKDILHREGYEVERAMNGHEAMVSIGQNPPDLVLLDIIMPEMSGYQVCRLIRSDDRLKDLPVIMMTAKDTQKDRFWGMEVGADAYVTKPIEEKNLLETVASLLKEARAPAKPVGRDELTNETLKGRADEILERKLLELTIINEVGKLLSLLDKPKILLQSCLQLVSKVIDFDLGVIFLAFPGADFKTVAIRTRNVPMKVSKKEIIRRGGESLSRERESDRSGIASLTTDLIEDSEIEGNASRRPSLSSLEIVLRSTTDVLGSIMLFSRRKDFFIEDDRILVEMIGVQLSILLDNLFLLQERDRQLLTLELDKNRVEAILRNMGEGVLVTDWSYRIIHANPLAHRLLDTDGGELVGQVLFDHVPKDIFSILEKQHIGEKDPTWNIKFSSVREGLPLMASVAVVDEEEEQTLGLIILLRDITAERELDRMKNKFLQNVSNHLRNPLATVKGFADLMHGEMYEPATSRQKEYMDSMESETAKLIEIVEDLLSLSRIELADYRFRAEKFAVSDALLTAMVSTQGIAEDRGITLRTDIPEALPDVFADRDSVVDIITRLTSNAIKFSPDERDIIIGARPAGDDDDGQMLEVFVRDFGPGVPLDRRDSIFDKYPDDQLFIESRRESVGLGLPICRQLAEMNGGRIYLESTGESGSTFIFTLPLLVGGRG from the coding sequence ATGGGGCATCGAATACTCGTTGTGGATGACAGCCCTTTTATCCATGAGTTGGCAAAAGATATTCTTCACCGTGAAGGGTATGAGGTCGAGCGGGCCATGAATGGACATGAGGCCATGGTTTCTATCGGGCAGAATCCGCCTGACCTGGTTCTCCTGGACATCATAATGCCCGAGATGAGCGGATATCAGGTATGCCGGCTTATCCGGAGTGACGACCGCCTGAAGGATCTGCCGGTGATTATGATGACTGCCAAGGATACCCAGAAGGACAGATTCTGGGGCATGGAAGTTGGGGCTGATGCCTATGTCACCAAGCCCATCGAGGAGAAGAATCTTCTTGAAACCGTCGCTTCCCTTCTGAAAGAGGCCAGAGCTCCGGCGAAGCCGGTTGGCCGGGACGAATTGACAAACGAAACCCTGAAGGGCCGCGCGGACGAAATACTCGAGAGAAAACTGCTCGAATTGACCATTATCAACGAGGTCGGCAAACTGCTTTCGCTGCTGGATAAACCCAAAATCCTGCTGCAAAGTTGCCTCCAGCTTGTTTCAAAGGTCATTGATTTCGATCTTGGCGTCATTTTTCTCGCATTCCCGGGGGCTGACTTCAAGACCGTCGCCATAAGGACGCGAAACGTCCCCATGAAGGTGTCCAAAAAGGAAATTATCCGACGGGGCGGCGAAAGTTTGAGCCGGGAGAGGGAGTCCGACAGATCCGGGATCGCGTCCCTGACGACGGATCTGATCGAGGATAGTGAAATTGAGGGAAATGCTTCCCGCAGGCCCTCCCTTTCCAGCCTGGAAATTGTCCTGCGGTCTACCACGGATGTTCTTGGCAGCATCATGCTGTTCAGCAGACGGAAGGATTTTTTTATTGAGGATGACCGCATCCTCGTTGAGATGATAGGCGTTCAGCTGTCCATACTTCTGGACAACCTCTTTTTACTCCAGGAGCGCGATCGCCAGCTTTTGACCCTGGAGCTTGACAAAAACCGGGTGGAGGCGATTCTTCGGAACATGGGGGAGGGCGTCCTTGTGACGGACTGGTCCTACAGGATTATTCACGCCAACCCCCTGGCTCACCGTCTGCTGGATACGGATGGCGGGGAGTTGGTCGGACAGGTCCTCTTCGATCACGTTCCGAAAGATATCTTCAGCATTCTGGAAAAGCAGCACATCGGGGAGAAGGACCCCACCTGGAATATCAAGTTCAGCTCCGTCAGGGAAGGCTTGCCCCTGATGGCCAGTGTCGCTGTGGTCGATGAGGAAGAGGAACAGACCCTGGGTCTTATCATCCTTCTGCGCGATATTACCGCGGAGAGGGAACTCGATCGTATGAAGAACAAGTTCCTTCAGAATGTATCCAACCACCTGAGAAACCCCCTTGCCACGGTGAAAGGGTTCGCGGACCTGATGCATGGGGAAATGTATGAACCGGCCACTTCGAGGCAGAAAGAATACATGGATTCCATGGAATCTGAGACGGCCAAGCTCATTGAGATCGTCGAGGATCTCCTGAGCCTTTCGAGGATAGAGCTGGCTGATTACAGGTTTCGTGCCGAGAAATTTGCCGTTTCCGACGCCCTGCTCACCGCTATGGTGAGCACCCAGGGCATCGCTGAAGACAGGGGGATAACCCTCCGGACAGATATCCCGGAGGCGCTGCCCGATGTTTTTGCGGACCGTGACAGTGTCGTGGATATTATAACCCGCCTGACGTCCAATGCCATAAAGTTCAGTCCCGACGAAAGGGATATCATCATTGGCGCCAGGCCGGCGGGGGATGACGACGATGGGCAGATGCTGGAGGTATTCGTGCGCGATTTTGGGCCGGGGGTGCCCCTCGACAGGCGGGATTCCATCTTCGATAAATATCCTGACGACCAGCTTTTTATCGAGAGCCGGCGGGAAAGTGTCGGGCTGGGACTGCCCATATGCAGGCAGCTGGCCGAAATGAATGGTGGGAGGATATATCTGGAGTCCACCGGGGAATCCGGAAGCACCTTCATTTTCACCCT
- the phoR_1 gene encoding alkaline phosphatase synthesis sensor protein PhoR, translating into MNMEGSADRGPGSVLIVDDEKFFRELLTKILREEGYDVSVAATGREAIEAFRNGRFNVVVLDLVLPDLMGTEVLGRMKEMEEDIAVIMVTAYASLESAIDALKAGAYDYIQKPIVRESLVRSVERAIERHQLSFRNKVLVKELQSHLVEVKTLSREKDEVFRILDEGLVVIDGDDRIIDLNPAARHIFEWATGRPAGETLSGSGFPLPDGFMASVNEAGGKPVRAMVSLARDSGAGCKDIELVGLAMDHDAADRRFLLGMRDMTEIKEMERRREEFLAIVTHDLRTPLTSLKGFVELLANENKGADRIVGEYLNIIDSEADRMISLINDLLDLNRLNSGRIRMALEPVSMPKLVAYGLKSMEGLSRQKDVTLRMSIRGDEESLVFMGDRRMMLQVLTNLHSNAIRFSPRGGSVDTVAYLENGYICMEILDEGPGIAPEERESIFEKYKQVGQPPHERTKGSGLGLTIVKKIVNMHGGSVRMDGRDDKQGSCFVVRLPAGVKGAY; encoded by the coding sequence GTGAATATGGAGGGAAGCGCGGACCGCGGCCCCGGATCTGTTCTTATCGTGGATGATGAGAAGTTCTTTCGGGAACTTTTGACCAAGATACTGCGTGAGGAAGGGTACGATGTTTCAGTGGCCGCCACAGGGCGGGAAGCCATAGAGGCCTTTCGGAATGGGCGCTTCAATGTCGTTGTCCTGGATCTGGTCCTCCCCGACCTCATGGGTACAGAGGTCCTCGGCCGCATGAAAGAGATGGAAGAAGATATAGCGGTGATCATGGTTACAGCCTATGCCTCTCTGGAGAGCGCCATCGATGCCCTGAAAGCGGGAGCTTACGATTACATCCAGAAGCCCATCGTTCGCGAGAGCCTGGTGAGGTCCGTGGAGAGAGCCATCGAGCGCCACCAGCTCAGCTTCCGGAACAAGGTCCTGGTCAAGGAGCTTCAATCCCACCTGGTTGAGGTCAAGACGCTCAGCAGGGAAAAGGATGAAGTGTTCAGGATTCTCGATGAGGGTCTCGTTGTCATCGATGGGGACGACAGGATCATTGACCTTAACCCTGCCGCCCGGCATATTTTTGAATGGGCAACCGGCCGGCCGGCCGGGGAAACGCTTTCCGGCTCGGGATTCCCACTGCCGGACGGGTTTATGGCATCCGTGAACGAGGCGGGGGGGAAGCCCGTCCGGGCTATGGTTTCTCTTGCCCGGGATTCCGGCGCGGGATGCAAAGACATTGAACTCGTGGGTCTTGCCATGGATCATGATGCTGCCGACCGGAGATTTCTCCTGGGCATGAGGGATATGACTGAAATAAAAGAGATGGAAAGAAGAAGAGAGGAGTTTCTGGCCATCGTTACCCATGATCTCAGGACCCCTTTGACATCCCTGAAAGGTTTTGTGGAACTGCTGGCAAATGAGAACAAGGGAGCGGATCGGATTGTAGGCGAGTATCTTAATATCATCGACTCAGAGGCCGACAGGATGATCTCCCTGATAAACGATCTCCTGGACCTGAACCGTCTGAATTCAGGCAGGATCAGGATGGCACTCGAACCCGTGTCCATGCCCAAGCTGGTAGCTTATGGGCTGAAGAGCATGGAGGGCCTGAGCCGCCAGAAGGACGTGACCCTGAGGATGTCTATCAGGGGAGACGAAGAATCCCTGGTCTTTATGGGCGACAGGCGGATGATGCTTCAGGTTCTGACAAATCTTCACTCCAATGCCATCCGGTTCTCTCCGAGAGGAGGTTCCGTGGACACGGTGGCCTATCTGGAGAACGGGTATATCTGTATGGAAATCCTTGATGAGGGGCCCGGCATCGCGCCCGAGGAAAGGGAGAGCATTTTCGAGAAATACAAGCAGGTCGGACAGCCTCCCCACGAGCGAACCAAGGGGAGTGGACTGGGCTTGACCATTGTCAAGAAGATTGTGAATATGCACGGGGGCAGCGTTAGAATGGACGGGAGGGACGATAAACAGGGGAGCTGCTTTGTCGTCAGACTGCCGGCCGGTGTGAAGGGAGCCTATTGA
- the lon gene encoding lon protease, translating to MKEKLRDKGKPGALAEQHLEPAIPNVLPLLPIRDMVVFPSMIVPLIVGREKSINALDEALKGDRLIFLSSQREGENEDPAPDEISLTGTVSVIVRMIKAPDEKVKILVQGLQRGRVEEFLATEPFFSVRLDLMKEKSLDAVPAKVEALARALKEGLVRMVQLGKPIPPDVLAVAEKISDPGRLADLAGSSIGLDLSEAQMALEMENPNERLVFVHKILSRELKILEMQQRIQDQTQEEMTKTQREYFLRQQLKTIQAELGEKDDKETETEDFREKIEKAKMPADVMKEVEKQLERLSKMHPDSAEAAIIRTYLEWMVELPWKRSTRDRLDLKKAQKVLDDDHYDLEKVKERILEYLGVLKLRKGLKGPILCFVGPPGVGKTSLGRSIARAMGRKFVRMSLGGMRDEAEIRGHRRTYVGALPGRIIQGIKQAGSRNPVFMLDEIDKLGSDFRGDPSSALLEVLDPEQNHAFRDHYLAVPYDLSPVMFIATANMTDPVPSALLDRMEVIRLAGYTAVDKKHIARRYLISRQMERNGIGENFFSVSDGALDQLILKYTREAGVRNLEREIGNLCRKVARKVAMGKTARTKITAGNISAYLGPPGHFGTQERGEPQVGVVMGLAWTPVGGDILYIEVAAVKGKGMLTLTGSLGNVMKESAQAALSFIRSHARELGVEPDKAANFDLHVHVPAGAIPKDGPSAGIAITTAIVSALSGVPPGPDLAMTGEVTLTGRVLPIGGLKEKLLAAKRAQVRRVVIPEGNSSDLAELPSYILRSIEIIPVGDVTQVLQAAFLKGVSVKGRASIAPKRPGKKEKS from the coding sequence ATGAAAGAGAAATTGCGAGATAAGGGGAAACCGGGGGCATTGGCCGAACAGCATCTGGAGCCGGCCATCCCCAATGTCCTGCCGCTCCTTCCCATACGGGACATGGTGGTTTTCCCGAGCATGATTGTCCCTCTGATCGTGGGCAGGGAAAAATCGATCAACGCCCTTGATGAGGCCCTGAAGGGTGACCGTCTTATCTTCCTTTCATCCCAGCGTGAGGGGGAAAACGAGGATCCGGCGCCGGATGAAATCTCCTTAACGGGCACCGTTTCGGTAATCGTCAGGATGATCAAGGCCCCGGATGAAAAGGTCAAGATACTGGTTCAGGGGCTGCAGCGGGGAAGGGTCGAGGAGTTTCTTGCCACAGAACCTTTTTTCTCCGTGCGACTCGACCTGATGAAGGAGAAAAGCCTCGATGCGGTTCCGGCCAAGGTGGAGGCGCTTGCCCGGGCGCTGAAGGAAGGGCTGGTCCGCATGGTCCAGCTGGGTAAGCCTATCCCCCCGGATGTTCTTGCTGTGGCTGAGAAGATCAGTGATCCGGGGCGGCTTGCCGATCTGGCCGGATCGAGTATCGGACTGGATCTGAGCGAGGCCCAGATGGCCCTGGAAATGGAGAACCCCAACGAACGCCTCGTCTTTGTCCACAAGATTTTGAGCAGAGAGCTTAAGATCCTTGAGATGCAGCAGCGGATTCAGGATCAGACACAGGAGGAGATGACAAAAACCCAGAGGGAATATTTTCTGCGTCAGCAGCTCAAGACAATTCAGGCGGAGCTGGGAGAAAAGGACGACAAGGAGACCGAGACCGAGGATTTCCGGGAAAAGATCGAGAAAGCAAAAATGCCGGCCGATGTCATGAAGGAGGTCGAAAAACAGCTCGAAAGGCTCTCGAAAATGCACCCCGATTCCGCTGAGGCTGCCATTATACGGACCTATCTTGAGTGGATGGTGGAACTGCCGTGGAAACGATCCACCAGAGACCGTCTGGATCTGAAAAAAGCCCAGAAGGTATTGGACGATGATCATTACGATCTGGAAAAGGTCAAGGAAAGGATTCTTGAGTATCTGGGGGTTCTCAAACTCAGAAAGGGCCTTAAGGGGCCGATTCTCTGCTTCGTGGGCCCCCCGGGCGTCGGGAAAACATCCCTTGGCAGGTCAATCGCCAGAGCCATGGGAAGGAAGTTCGTCAGAATGTCCCTTGGCGGCATGAGGGATGAGGCTGAAATCAGGGGGCACAGGCGAACATATGTAGGAGCCCTGCCCGGAAGGATCATCCAGGGAATCAAACAGGCAGGATCCCGAAACCCCGTGTTCATGCTCGACGAGATAGACAAACTTGGCTCGGATTTCAGGGGCGATCCATCCTCGGCGCTTCTGGAGGTGCTGGATCCCGAGCAGAACCACGCTTTTCGGGACCATTACCTTGCGGTTCCCTACGACCTGTCCCCGGTTATGTTTATCGCCACAGCCAATATGACCGATCCGGTCCCGTCGGCTCTGCTCGACAGGATGGAGGTAATCAGACTCGCCGGGTATACCGCGGTGGACAAGAAGCATATTGCGAGACGGTATCTCATTTCCCGCCAGATGGAGAGAAACGGCATCGGCGAGAATTTTTTTTCCGTCTCCGATGGAGCGCTGGACCAACTCATCCTGAAATATACCAGAGAGGCAGGTGTCCGTAACCTGGAGCGGGAGATCGGGAACCTCTGCCGCAAGGTGGCCAGAAAGGTCGCCATGGGAAAGACTGCACGGACAAAAATCACTGCCGGAAACATTTCAGCCTATCTTGGCCCTCCAGGGCATTTCGGCACGCAGGAGAGGGGCGAACCTCAGGTAGGGGTCGTCATGGGACTTGCCTGGACCCCGGTGGGAGGGGACATCCTCTATATCGAGGTTGCCGCCGTCAAGGGGAAGGGGATGCTTACCCTGACCGGCTCCCTCGGCAATGTCATGAAGGAGTCAGCCCAGGCCGCTCTGAGCTTCATCCGGTCCCACGCCAGGGAGTTGGGGGTCGAGCCGGACAAGGCCGCGAATTTCGATCTCCACGTCCACGTTCCAGCCGGAGCCATTCCCAAGGACGGTCCGTCAGCGGGCATCGCAATCACCACGGCTATTGTTTCCGCCCTGTCCGGGGTGCCGCCGGGGCCTGACCTTGCCATGACCGGAGAGGTGACCCTGACGGGGAGGGTCCTGCCGATAGGGGGGCTCAAGGAAAAGCTTCTTGCGGCAAAAAGGGCGCAGGTCAGGAGAGTTGTCATCCCCGAAGGAAATTCTTCGGATCTGGCGGAGCTTCCGTCATATATTCTGCGGAGCATCGAGATAATCCCTGTCGGGGATGTGACCCAGGTTCTTCAAGCCGCGTTCCTCAAGGGAGTCAGCGTTAAAGGCCGGGCTTCCATTGCCCCGAAGAGACCCGGCAAAAAGGAGAAATCGTGA
- the hspA_1 gene encoding spore protein SP21 encodes MKKFWDVTANATWLRIRKGGLGRQFFSNAADYSEKGVETSEPAIDVWEKKNEIVVEGEIPGAVREDFTLTLDRGMLIIEGYKREPHYSSCKKFFRMERQFGYFRRVIDLPASVQSTHIDASLKDGLLVIRIPKVGERRKGAVSIPVSE; translated from the coding sequence GTGAAAAAGTTCTGGGACGTCACAGCCAACGCAACCTGGCTGAGAATACGAAAAGGCGGGCTTGGCCGGCAGTTCTTCTCCAACGCCGCCGACTATTCCGAGAAGGGGGTCGAGACCTCCGAACCGGCCATCGATGTGTGGGAAAAGAAAAACGAGATTGTCGTTGAAGGTGAGATCCCCGGAGCTGTAAGGGAGGATTTTACCCTGACCCTTGATCGGGGGATGTTGATCATAGAGGGGTATAAAAGGGAACCTCATTACAGCAGCTGTAAAAAGTTCTTCCGAATGGAAAGACAGTTCGGCTATTTCAGAAGGGTTATCGATCTTCCGGCCAGTGTGCAGTCCACCCACATCGATGCAAGTCTGAAAGACGGGCTCCTGGTGATAAGAATTCCGAAGGTAGGAGAGAGAAGAAAGGGAGCTGTGAGCATTCCGGTATCGGAGTGA
- the gtaB gene encoding UTP--glucose-1-phosphate uridylyltransferase translates to MRIRKAVIPVAGMGTRFLPITKSVPKEMLPLLDRPVIQEIVEETVRSGVRNIVLVTGMGKSSIEDYFDISPHLESFLAGSGRGGLLERVRDISRFVEIASVRQKEPKGLGHAILCARNLIGNEPFGVLLGDDLIDSDVPCLSQLIHVFEKVGRTVIALQRVPQEDVGHYGIIEGEMVEPGLYRVSRLVEKPSPGEAPSNLAVIGRYILPPGIFGIIDSLEPGAGGEIQLTDALDKLAADEGVFGLVFDGLRHDTGNLLGFLSANIHYALKDPDLGPRLRSFIMERLKQGDDP, encoded by the coding sequence TTGAGGATTCGCAAAGCTGTCATTCCGGTCGCGGGCATGGGCACCCGGTTTCTGCCCATCACCAAATCGGTGCCGAAGGAGATGCTCCCCCTCCTCGACCGGCCTGTCATCCAGGAGATTGTCGAGGAGACCGTGCGTTCCGGCGTTCGGAACATCGTTCTCGTGACCGGGATGGGAAAGAGCAGCATCGAGGACTATTTTGACATTTCTCCCCATCTGGAGTCGTTTCTTGCCGGGAGCGGCCGGGGAGGGCTTCTGGAGAGGGTCCGTGATATCTCAAGGTTTGTGGAGATCGCCTCTGTCCGCCAGAAGGAACCCAAGGGTCTTGGGCACGCGATCCTCTGCGCCCGGAATTTAATCGGAAATGAGCCGTTCGGTGTTCTTCTGGGTGATGATCTCATTGATTCTGATGTGCCCTGCCTTTCCCAACTCATCCATGTCTTCGAGAAGGTCGGCAGAACCGTCATTGCCCTTCAGAGGGTTCCCCAGGAAGATGTCGGCCACTACGGGATCATCGAGGGGGAGATGGTTGAGCCTGGCCTGTACCGGGTGTCCCGCCTTGTTGAAAAGCCGTCTCCCGGGGAAGCACCATCCAATCTGGCGGTTATCGGCCGTTATATCCTCCCACCCGGAATTTTCGGAATTATCGATTCTCTCGAACCAGGGGCAGGGGGGGAGATTCAGCTGACAGACGCTCTGGACAAACTGGCCGCCGACGAGGGGGTGTTCGGGCTGGTTTTTGATGGCCTGAGGCACGACACCGGGAATCTCCTCGGATTTCTATCGGCAAACATTCATTACGCATTGAAGGATCCGGATCTGGGGCCGCGTCTTCGCAGCTTCATTATGGAACGCCTCAAACAGGGTGATGACCCGTGA